In a genomic window of Nodosilinea sp. E11:
- the lnt gene encoding apolipoprotein N-acyltransferase, producing MKSTILQWQNLAQKWRWPQAALVALSGVLMAIALPPWSLWPVAWVGLVPLWWMVLATPTVLLATAYGLLWGLVYYGISLAWITHLHPLMWMGVPWGSSVAIALSAWIFIVLWGSVCIAFWGGMMAWLARRWPGRNRWLVLAGTALWCALEALRNHSPLDWSPLSLTQSPDNLWILHLARFSGPGAITAILVATNGLLALALAEGRRQTDLPPLSHSSPIHPSTHSPIPRPILAAMALAITGHALGALLYTTTSIASPEQSVTLGLIQGNVPTREKLTPQGVRQALEGYTDGYRSLVEQGVDAVVTPEGALPQLWNPNTPQIAAIIQTVRQGGVPLWLGTFAPVPGEGRQQYTQSLLELRPDGDTYGRYDKVQLVPLGEYVPFEAVLGRLISRLSPLDSYLVPGQPQQQFITSVGVGVVGICYESAYSRLFRHQVRQGGEFIITASNNDPYPLWMMMQHHGFDVLRAVESDRWALRVTNTGLSGLVDNRGRTRWLGEPQTYLTHRATLDRRQNLTPYSRWGDWLTPFLLGLTLIWGWRKR from the coding sequence ATGAAATCGACAATCTTACAGTGGCAAAACCTAGCCCAGAAATGGCGCTGGCCCCAGGCAGCACTGGTGGCCCTCAGCGGCGTGCTGATGGCGATCGCGCTGCCACCCTGGAGCCTGTGGCCAGTGGCCTGGGTGGGGCTGGTGCCCCTGTGGTGGATGGTGCTGGCGACCCCGACAGTGCTGTTGGCTACAGCCTATGGGCTGCTCTGGGGGCTGGTCTACTACGGCATCTCCCTAGCCTGGATTACCCACCTGCACCCGCTGATGTGGATGGGAGTGCCCTGGGGGAGTAGTGTGGCGATCGCCCTCTCTGCCTGGATTTTTATTGTCCTTTGGGGGTCGGTGTGTATTGCCTTTTGGGGGGGCATGATGGCCTGGCTGGCCCGGCGCTGGCCGGGGCGAAACCGCTGGCTGGTGCTGGCGGGCACCGCCCTCTGGTGCGCCCTCGAAGCCCTGCGCAACCACAGCCCCCTCGACTGGTCGCCCCTCAGCCTCACCCAAAGCCCAGACAACCTGTGGATTTTGCACCTAGCCCGGTTCTCAGGCCCCGGAGCAATCACCGCTATTCTCGTCGCCACCAACGGCCTGCTGGCGCTGGCACTGGCAGAAGGCAGAAGGCAGACAGACCTCCCCCCCCTCTCCCACTCCTCACCCATCCACCCATCCACCCATTCACCCATCCCCCGCCCCATCCTTGCCGCCATGGCGCTGGCCATCACCGGCCACGCCCTTGGCGCTCTGCTCTACACCACCACTTCGATAGCATCCCCCGAGCAATCCGTTACCCTCGGCCTGATTCAGGGCAATGTGCCCACTCGCGAAAAGCTCACACCCCAGGGGGTGCGTCAGGCGCTAGAGGGCTACACCGACGGCTACCGATCGCTGGTTGAGCAAGGGGTCGATGCCGTGGTCACCCCCGAAGGAGCGCTGCCTCAGTTGTGGAACCCCAACACGCCCCAGATTGCCGCCATCATTCAAACCGTCCGTCAGGGCGGGGTACCCCTGTGGCTAGGCACCTTTGCCCCAGTGCCGGGGGAGGGACGACAACAGTACACCCAGAGCCTGCTCGAACTGCGCCCCGACGGCGACACCTATGGCCGCTACGACAAGGTACAGCTGGTGCCCCTGGGAGAATACGTGCCCTTTGAGGCGGTGCTGGGCCGCCTGATCAGTCGCCTGTCGCCGCTGGATAGCTACCTGGTGCCGGGGCAACCCCAGCAGCAATTTATCACCAGCGTAGGCGTAGGCGTCGTCGGCATTTGCTACGAGTCGGCCTACAGCCGCCTGTTTCGTCACCAGGTGAGGCAGGGGGGCGAGTTTATCATCACCGCCTCTAACAACGATCCCTATCCCCTGTGGATGATGATGCAGCACCATGGGTTTGATGTGCTGCGGGCAGTAGAGAGCGATCGCTGGGCGCTGCGGGTGACCAATACTGGCCTTTCGGGCCTCGTCGATAACCGAGGTCGCACCCGCTGGCTC
- a CDS encoding YbaY family lipoprotein yields the protein MNKRVFLALVGAGLVATALGSSTRTGEMAMAQTQPEWHNCLTFEVYTPAKQAWCARWSTVQNGTYIVPTGLGPEAEAVTVTLENGEYNRPGELLVSLANEPHWLAFGDIDGDGNDDAAVIFGVAEGDGTNLVTYLSAVMDIDGVAKALSPVALGDRIMLNGPITIANQRINLPQLTQTEVNHRSFVADGSSLSELAQIPSPERAEVPDGTLVLAQTSTYAVRVFTQAGQPRINLFDKTTSRQTLSAAPAIAITSTEGITFSYAGFAPDGIPAVAVSVAADGTQTIEVNGTVQTNNASVTGTVTYLPRIAMPPNAVLDVTLVDVSRAGAPAIVLASQSTVFGERQVPIPFELVYDPAQIDSRFTYAVQARIMVEGQLRFISTRRFAVITQGNPTNLEVRVDPVAQ from the coding sequence ATGAACAAGCGAGTATTTTTGGCACTGGTGGGAGCAGGCCTAGTGGCCACTGCCCTCGGTAGCAGCACTAGGACAGGCGAGATGGCCATGGCCCAGACCCAGCCCGAGTGGCACAATTGCCTAACCTTCGAAGTGTATACCCCCGCCAAGCAGGCCTGGTGCGCTCGCTGGAGCACCGTGCAAAACGGCACCTACATCGTGCCCACGGGCCTTGGCCCCGAGGCTGAGGCTGTCACTGTCACCCTAGAAAACGGCGAGTATAATCGCCCTGGCGAGCTACTAGTGAGCTTGGCCAACGAGCCCCACTGGCTGGCTTTTGGCGATATCGATGGGGATGGCAACGACGATGCCGCCGTGATCTTTGGAGTAGCCGAGGGCGACGGTACTAACCTAGTCACCTACCTGAGCGCCGTGATGGATATCGACGGTGTGGCGAAGGCCCTAAGCCCTGTAGCGCTGGGCGATCGCATTATGCTCAACGGCCCCATCACCATCGCCAACCAGCGAATCAACCTGCCCCAGCTGACCCAAACTGAGGTCAACCATCGCAGCTTTGTTGCCGATGGCAGCAGCCTGAGCGAACTGGCTCAGATCCCTAGTCCTGAGCGTGCTGAGGTGCCCGACGGCACCCTTGTGTTGGCACAGACCTCGACCTATGCGGTGCGGGTGTTTACCCAAGCTGGTCAGCCGCGCATCAATCTGTTTGACAAGACCACCAGCCGTCAAACCCTCAGTGCGGCCCCGGCGATCGCGATCACCTCCACCGAAGGCATCACCTTCAGCTACGCGGGCTTTGCTCCCGACGGCATTCCAGCAGTGGCGGTTAGCGTAGCCGCCGACGGCACCCAAACGATTGAGGTAAATGGCACTGTGCAGACCAACAACGCCAGCGTCACGGGCACCGTCACCTACCTGCCCCGCATTGCCATGCCCCCCAATGCCGTTTTAGACGTCACCCTGGTCGATGTCAGCCGGGCGGGCGCGCCTGCCATCGTTCTGGCCTCCCAGAGTACGGTTTTTGGCGAACGGCAGGTGCCGATTCCCTTTGAGCTGGTGTACGATCCGGCTCAAATTGACTCCCGCTTTACCTACGCGGTGCAGGCCCGCATCATGGTCGAGGGCCAACTGCGGTTTATCAGCACCCGTCGGTTTGCGGTGATTACCCAGGGCAACCCTACGAACCTAGAGGTGAGAGTCGATCCGGTGGCTCAGTAA
- the gghA gene encoding glucosylglycerol hydrolase: protein MPLVAQPPLQPLVYLVEDETQTVLDWAAAVAQSDDTYFQRGQRLARRLGAHYRRDGLTEFGFWTPALVADIIQSERTLELEIFTPLQPIDFRSPQQTLRFQRDRVPMMQQGEFVWAVVAGVKPGSRDRAGSFYWVRHIDAEGRLNYIRDPLAYSLPYGVFAPAEVYDVRRLQQQRADLGYLARSAAPKGGIDPEIPRVPAPTNILQIHVKTASAEGSLEGLTRIYQRISAKLAAGEDLTPAETAYTGYQAIQLLPVEPTIEYRREDTNTEHEFFAIADDGGLPEEADAALSSSLTVTLRQPNAQNWGYDVPILGSAATNPAVLGSLRPDEMVDFIATLHTFSTGPIQLIYDLVYGHADNQGLELLTQQFFKGPNMYGQDLNHQLPQVRAILLEMQRRKINTGADGIRVDGGQDFRFFNPLSGRVEQDDVYLLAMSDVVQDIQGYRRRMFTIFEDGRPWPEAGWEEKSTYRELIEAKPGSFQWGPLIFAHNTPTLKGFWDRKWRRVCEVIFQGDHWITGCGNHDTVRRGNQIDLDADINWNLGKTLPEALNRAYNNSATLLWVHGFSPGLPMDFLNASLETPWGFFRNTDDRYGVKVVSEEVGFLDWEIEPELYLQPHAFPQLKSLGFETLDQLKGFANALRQAMVETDYNLEEVAQICQHCLGNGVDGIACEVPALEELNQPSLPRFLATLDVPKLKQFAMAFMEDGHDICNVAHYFDHAHGDRGRFGMALRQFRRQRPWLRENLIGRDRFNRISDDERTIFYGYRIEPHPPGDRAPQEVVMVAHMGGAAMTVNLGDWLQLDLGAWQVGLATPGLALSDHPDELRSFELRDGEGLLLVNAAAE, encoded by the coding sequence CTGCCCCTTGTCGCCCAGCCCCCGCTCCAGCCCCTGGTTTACCTGGTTGAAGATGAAACTCAAACCGTGCTCGATTGGGCGGCGGCGGTAGCCCAGTCAGACGATACCTACTTTCAGCGAGGGCAGCGGCTGGCGCGACGGTTGGGAGCCCACTACCGTCGCGATGGCCTGACTGAGTTTGGTTTTTGGACCCCTGCGTTGGTAGCCGACATTATTCAGTCGGAGCGCACCCTGGAGCTAGAAATTTTTACCCCGTTGCAGCCGATCGATTTTCGATCGCCCCAGCAGACGCTGAGGTTTCAGCGCGATCGCGTGCCGATGATGCAGCAGGGAGAGTTTGTCTGGGCCGTAGTCGCAGGGGTGAAACCGGGCAGCCGCGATCGCGCCGGCAGTTTTTACTGGGTGCGCCACATTGATGCCGAAGGGCGGCTGAACTACATTCGTGACCCCCTGGCCTACTCGCTACCCTACGGCGTGTTTGCCCCCGCCGAAGTCTACGATGTTCGGCGGCTACAGCAGCAGCGGGCCGACCTGGGCTACCTGGCCCGGAGTGCCGCACCCAAGGGCGGCATTGACCCCGAGATTCCTCGGGTGCCTGCTCCCACCAACATTCTGCAAATTCACGTCAAAACTGCCTCCGCCGAGGGCAGTCTGGAGGGGCTCACCCGCATTTACCAGCGCATTTCTGCCAAGCTGGCCGCCGGGGAAGACCTCACCCCCGCCGAAACCGCCTACACGGGCTATCAGGCCATTCAGCTCTTGCCCGTAGAGCCCACCATTGAGTACCGTCGCGAAGACACCAACACTGAGCACGAGTTCTTTGCCATTGCCGACGACGGAGGGCTGCCGGAGGAGGCAGACGCGGCGCTCAGCAGCAGTCTGACCGTCACCCTGCGCCAGCCCAACGCCCAAAATTGGGGCTACGACGTGCCGATTTTAGGTAGCGCTGCCACCAACCCAGCGGTGCTGGGCAGCCTGCGCCCCGACGAAATGGTCGATTTTATTGCCACGCTGCACACCTTCTCAACCGGCCCCATTCAGCTGATCTATGACCTGGTCTATGGCCACGCCGACAACCAGGGGTTAGAACTGCTCACCCAGCAGTTCTTCAAAGGCCCCAACATGTATGGCCAAGACCTCAACCACCAGCTGCCCCAGGTGCGCGCTATTTTGCTCGAAATGCAGCGGCGCAAAATCAATACCGGGGCTGACGGCATTCGCGTCGATGGCGGCCAAGATTTTCGCTTTTTCAACCCCCTCAGCGGTCGGGTGGAGCAAGACGACGTGTACCTGCTGGCCATGAGCGACGTGGTGCAGGATATTCAGGGCTATCGGCGGCGCATGTTTACCATCTTTGAGGATGGTCGCCCCTGGCCCGAGGCGGGTTGGGAAGAAAAATCGACCTACCGGGAGCTGATCGAGGCCAAGCCCGGCTCGTTTCAGTGGGGGCCGCTAATCTTTGCCCACAACACTCCTACCCTAAAAGGCTTTTGGGATCGCAAGTGGCGGCGGGTGTGTGAGGTGATCTTTCAGGGTGACCACTGGATTACCGGCTGTGGCAACCACGACACGGTGCGCCGGGGCAACCAGATTGACCTCGATGCTGACATCAACTGGAACCTGGGCAAAACCCTGCCCGAGGCCCTCAACCGGGCCTACAACAACTCGGCAACGCTGCTGTGGGTCCACGGGTTTAGCCCCGGCCTGCCGATGGATTTTCTCAACGCCAGCCTGGAGACCCCCTGGGGCTTTTTTCGCAACACCGACGATCGCTACGGGGTGAAGGTGGTGTCTGAGGAAGTGGGCTTTTTAGATTGGGAGATTGAGCCGGAGCTGTACCTCCAGCCCCACGCCTTTCCTCAGCTCAAGTCTCTAGGGTTTGAGACCCTGGACCAGCTCAAGGGGTTTGCCAATGCCCTGCGTCAGGCCATGGTCGAAACCGACTACAACCTGGAAGAAGTGGCCCAAATTTGTCAGCACTGTCTGGGCAATGGGGTTGACGGCATTGCCTGTGAGGTGCCCGCCCTCGAAGAACTGAACCAGCCCAGTCTGCCCCGGTTTTTGGCCACCCTAGATGTGCCTAAGCTGAAGCAGTTTGCCATGGCTTTTATGGAAGACGGCCACGATATTTGCAATGTGGCCCACTATTTTGATCACGCCCACGGCGATCGCGGTCGCTTTGGCATGGCCCTGCGGCAGTTTCGGCGGCAGCGCCCCTGGCTGCGGGAGAATTTGATTGGCCGCGATCGCTTCAACCGCATCAGCGACGACGAGCGCACGATTTTCTATGGCTATCGCATTGAGCCCCACCCTCCTGGCGATCGCGCTCCCCAGGAGGTGGTGATGGTGGCCCACATGGGCGGAGCCGCCATGACGGTAAATTTGGGCGACTGGCTTCAGCTCGATCTAGGGGCCTGGCAGGTGGGGTTGGCGACTCCAGGGTTGGCGCTGTCGGATCATCCCGATGAGCTGCGATCGTTTGAGCTGCGCGACGGTGAAGGGCTGCTGCTGGTGAATGCCGCCGCCGAGTGA
- a CDS encoding DUF192 domain-containing protein, whose translation MANCFSDAAPQRLSPWLRRSALWSLVLGAVVLGVGCAPPPSTPSSTGSSSTPETIAPEPVASPPTSEAPMVDARAQQLGVTAVTTLGGEEIFLEVAATPQQQALGLMYREPLPDDRGMLFPLGRARPVSFWMKNVPVPLDMVFIYNGAIAAIAADVPPCTADPCPTYGPEGQLVDQVIELRAGRAAELGLREGDEVVITPL comes from the coding sequence ATGGCCAATTGTTTTAGTGATGCGGCTCCTCAACGCCTGTCTCCCTGGCTGAGACGGAGTGCGCTGTGGAGTCTGGTGCTAGGGGCTGTGGTGCTGGGGGTTGGGTGTGCGCCACCGCCCTCAACCCCATCCTCGACAGGGTCATCGTCTACCCCCGAAACCATTGCCCCTGAACCCGTTGCATCACCCCCCACCAGCGAGGCCCCCATGGTGGATGCGCGCGCTCAGCAGTTGGGGGTGACGGCAGTGACCACCCTAGGCGGCGAAGAAATTTTTCTAGAGGTGGCGGCAACCCCTCAGCAGCAGGCGCTGGGGCTGATGTACCGCGAGCCGCTGCCCGACGATCGGGGCATGCTGTTTCCGCTGGGGCGAGCCCGCCCAGTCAGCTTTTGGATGAAAAATGTGCCGGTGCCCCTAGATATGGTGTTTATCTACAACGGTGCGATCGCGGCGATCGCCGCAGATGTGCCCCCCTGCACCGCCGACCCCTGCCCCACCTACGGCCCCGAGGGCCAGCTAGTTGACCAGGTGATTGAGCTACGGGCGGGGCGCGCCGCCGAGCTGGGGCTACGCGAGGGGGATGAGGTGGTGATCACGCCGCTGTAA
- a CDS encoding ABC transporter ATP-binding protein produces MGAALSQDELIAKPESAPAVVHTEGLSKAYRTGFWLNQRVTSLKDCSLTVHQGETFGLLGPNGAGKTTLLKILLGIIRPTVGQATLLGHPLGDSAVKQRIGYLPENAYFYDFLTGWEFLQYTAGLFGLSRAAQQRRIVELLELVGLSQAAAKKKQLRQYSKGMLQRVGMAQALINDPDVVFLDEPMSGLDPTGRFQVREIILALKREGKTIFFNSHILSDVEVICDRIAILDQGELIAMGSLDQLLGTADQYLAKGRGGHIADLKPWLDQMTVQGELWQGHVKGNPYDFAKQIPLAGGHLITLQQTRPTLEEFFIGQIRQRREA; encoded by the coding sequence ATGGGCGCTGCATTGTCACAGGATGAGCTAATCGCAAAGCCGGAGTCGGCTCCAGCTGTTGTGCACACCGAAGGGCTCAGCAAGGCTTATCGCACCGGCTTTTGGCTAAATCAGCGGGTGACTTCTCTAAAAGACTGCTCTCTGACGGTGCATCAGGGAGAGACCTTTGGGCTGCTAGGCCCCAACGGCGCGGGCAAAACCACGCTGCTCAAAATTTTGCTGGGGATTATTCGCCCGACGGTAGGCCAGGCTACGCTGCTGGGGCACCCCCTAGGGGACAGCGCTGTCAAACAGCGCATCGGTTACTTGCCCGAAAATGCCTATTTCTACGACTTTTTGACGGGCTGGGAGTTTTTGCAGTACACCGCTGGGCTATTTGGCCTGTCGCGGGCGGCTCAGCAGCGCCGCATTGTGGAGCTTTTAGAGTTGGTCGGTTTATCTCAGGCGGCGGCTAAGAAAAAACAGCTGCGGCAGTACTCAAAGGGCATGCTACAGCGGGTGGGCATGGCCCAGGCGCTGATCAATGACCCCGACGTGGTGTTTCTCGACGAGCCGATGTCGGGGCTTGACCCCACAGGGCGCTTTCAGGTGCGGGAGATTATTTTGGCGCTGAAGCGCGAGGGCAAGACGATCTTTTTTAACAGCCACATTCTGTCAGATGTAGAGGTAATCTGCGATCGCATCGCCATTCTTGACCAGGGTGAGCTAATTGCCATGGGTAGCCTAGACCAGCTGCTAGGCACCGCTGACCAATACCTGGCAAAGGGGCGCGGCGGCCACATTGCCGACCTCAAACCCTGGCTTGACCAGATGACGGTGCAGGGCGAACTGTGGCAGGGCCACGTTAAAGGCAACCCCTACGATTTTGCCAAGCAGATTCCACTGGCTGGGGGGCATCTAATTACCCTGCAACAAACCCGTCCTACCCTCGAAGAGTTTTTCATCGGCCAGATTCGTCAGCGTCGGGAAGCGTAG
- the accA gene encoding acetyl-CoA carboxylase carboxyl transferase subunit alpha: protein MAPPERKSILLSFEKPLVELEARITQIRELAEENDVDVSAQLRQLEARATHLRQEIFSNLTPAQRLQVARHPRRPSTLDYIQAITDDWIELHGDRGSGKDDPALVGGVARLNGRPVVILGHQKGRDTKDNVARNFGMASPGGYRKAMRLMRHADRFSMPIITFIDTPGAYPGFEAEEMGQGEAIAYNLREMFGLTVPIVCTIIGEGGSGGALGIGVGDRLMMFEHSVYTVASPEACAAILWKDAGRSGEAAEALKITSWDLKQLGILDELLPEPVGGAHADPIQAAEILKQALGEQLSSLSQLTPTALQQLRYQKYRQIGVFAEVA from the coding sequence ATGGCCCCCCCCGAACGCAAGTCTATTTTGCTGTCTTTTGAGAAGCCCCTGGTCGAGCTAGAGGCCCGCATCACCCAAATTCGAGAACTGGCCGAAGAAAATGATGTCGATGTGTCGGCCCAGCTGCGTCAGCTAGAGGCCAGAGCGACTCACCTACGCCAAGAAATTTTTTCTAACCTCACACCGGCTCAGCGGCTTCAGGTAGCCCGTCATCCACGTCGCCCTAGCACGCTCGACTATATTCAGGCCATTACCGACGACTGGATTGAGCTGCACGGCGATCGCGGCTCGGGCAAAGACGACCCGGCGTTAGTGGGCGGTGTGGCCCGACTCAACGGTCGGCCCGTGGTGATTTTGGGTCACCAGAAGGGGCGCGACACCAAAGACAATGTCGCCCGCAACTTTGGGATGGCGTCGCCGGGCGGCTACCGCAAGGCCATGCGGCTGATGCGTCACGCCGATCGCTTTTCAATGCCAATCATTACGTTTATTGATACTCCCGGTGCTTATCCCGGTTTTGAGGCTGAAGAAATGGGTCAGGGCGAGGCGATCGCCTACAACCTGAGAGAGATGTTTGGCCTCACGGTGCCCATCGTTTGCACCATCATTGGGGAAGGCGGCTCGGGCGGTGCCCTAGGCATTGGCGTGGGCGATCGCCTGATGATGTTTGAGCATTCGGTTTACACTGTGGCCAGCCCTGAAGCCTGTGCCGCCATTTTGTGGAAAGATGCAGGCCGATCTGGGGAGGCCGCCGAAGCGCTGAAAATTACCTCTTGGGATCTCAAGCAACTGGGTATCTTAGATGAACTACTGCCCGAGCCAGTAGGCGGTGCCCATGCCGACCCCATCCAAGCCGCCGAGATTCTTAAGCAGGCGCTCGGAGAGCAGTTGAGCAGCCTGTCTCAGCTCACACCCACGGCTTTACAACAGTTGCGTTATCAGAAGTATCGCCAGATTGGTGTCTTCGCTGAAGTCGCCTAG
- a CDS encoding long-chain acyl-[acyl-carrier-protein] reductase: MFGLIGHLTSLDHAQLVARDLGYPEYADQGLDFWCSAPPQIVDTIKVTSATGQQIEGRYVESCFLPEMLAAKRIKAATRKIINAMAHAQKHGIDITALGGFSSIIFENFNLNQIQQVRNVTLEFERFTTGNTHTAYIICQQVVAAAEQLGINLSDATVAVCGATGDIGSAVCRWLTARTDIKDLLLIARNQERLQRLQEELGCGVPMDLDSALPKADIVVWVASMAKGVEVDPNTLKQPCLMIDGGYPKNLDQRFNFEGVHVLKGGIVEHSLDIDWRIMQIVNMDVPGRQLFACFAEAMLLEFEKWYTNFSWGRNQITLEKMDMIGQASRRHGFRPLLDLNGAPLAVELS, translated from the coding sequence ATGTTTGGCTTAATTGGACATTTGACCAGCCTTGACCACGCCCAGCTTGTAGCCCGAGACCTGGGGTATCCCGAATATGCCGACCAGGGCTTAGACTTTTGGTGCAGCGCCCCACCCCAGATTGTCGATACGATCAAAGTCACTAGCGCCACCGGTCAGCAGATCGAAGGCCGCTACGTGGAGTCGTGTTTTTTGCCTGAAATGCTAGCCGCTAAGCGGATTAAAGCGGCCACGCGCAAAATTATTAATGCCATGGCCCACGCTCAAAAGCATGGCATTGATATCACTGCCCTGGGTGGGTTCTCGTCAATTATTTTTGAAAATTTCAACCTCAACCAAATTCAGCAGGTGCGCAACGTCACTTTAGAGTTTGAGCGGTTTACTACCGGCAATACCCACACGGCTTACATCATTTGTCAGCAGGTGGTTGCGGCTGCCGAGCAGCTGGGCATCAATCTGTCTGACGCTACGGTGGCGGTCTGTGGTGCCACAGGGGACATTGGTAGTGCTGTCTGTCGCTGGCTCACGGCTCGTACTGACATTAAGGACCTGTTGCTGATTGCCCGCAACCAGGAGCGTCTCCAGCGTTTACAAGAAGAGCTGGGCTGTGGAGTGCCGATGGATCTAGACTCGGCCCTGCCTAAGGCCGACATTGTGGTGTGGGTGGCCAGTATGGCCAAGGGCGTTGAGGTTGACCCCAACACCCTCAAGCAACCCTGCCTAATGATCGATGGTGGCTACCCCAAAAATCTTGACCAGCGCTTCAACTTTGAAGGCGTGCATGTGCTGAAGGGCGGTATTGTCGAGCATTCCCTCGACATTGACTGGCGAATTATGCAGATCGTCAATATGGACGTGCCCGGACGCCAGTTGTTTGCCTGTTTTGCCGAGGCTATGCTGCTGGAATTTGAAAAGTGGTACACCAACTTTTCGTGGGGTCGAAACCAGATCACCCTCGAAAAAATGGACATGATTGGTCAAGCATCGCGGCGACATGGGTTTCGTCCGCTGCTCGACCTCAACGGTGCCCCCCTGGCTGTCGAGCTTTCCTAG
- the nblR gene encoding response regulator transcription factor NblR has product MGTTTTDKGTYVLLIGTNESQTQQMEFDLHEAGYNPVVAPSAKAGLATASESTPALIVVDRLLGGESGLVLCQTLRSQGIKAPIVLLMAKDSLEDRVACLECGADDYFLKPYRADAFLKIVQLYLQSVPGETENLRFGDLTLDLESRHALRGDRVIDLTMKEFELLKYMMEHPREVLPREQILENVWGYDFMGESNVIEVYVRYLRLKIDGEADKRLIQTVRGVGYVLRES; this is encoded by the coding sequence ATGGGCACCACTACCACCGACAAAGGCACCTATGTCTTATTGATTGGGACTAACGAATCCCAAACACAGCAAATGGAGTTTGACCTGCACGAAGCAGGATATAACCCGGTAGTAGCCCCTAGCGCCAAGGCGGGCCTTGCCACTGCCAGCGAGAGCACGCCAGCACTAATTGTGGTTGATCGGCTACTGGGGGGGGAGTCTGGGCTGGTGCTCTGCCAAACCCTGCGTAGCCAGGGGATTAAAGCGCCGATTGTGCTGCTGATGGCCAAAGATAGCCTAGAAGACCGAGTGGCCTGTCTAGAGTGCGGGGCCGATGACTACTTTCTCAAGCCCTATCGAGCCGATGCCTTTTTAAAAATTGTGCAGCTCTACCTGCAATCGGTACCAGGGGAGACGGAAAACTTGCGGTTTGGCGACCTCACCCTCGACTTGGAGAGTCGCCATGCTTTGCGGGGCGATCGCGTGATCGATCTGACCATGAAAGAATTTGAGCTGCTCAAGTACATGATGGAGCACCCCCGCGAGGTGCTGCCCCGAGAACAAATTCTGGAAAATGTCTGGGGCTACGACTTTATGGGGGAATCGAACGTGATCGAGGTGTACGTGCGCTACCTGCGCCTCAAAATCGACGGCGAGGCCGATAAGCGCCTAATTCAAACCGTGCGCGGCGTGGGGTATGTGCTGCGGGAGAGTTAG
- a CDS encoding aldehyde oxygenase (deformylating), protein MQQLETTSTLDYQSEHYKDAYSRINAIVIEGEQEAYDNYCKLAESLPDSKDDLLRLAKMENRHMKGFQACGKNLSVTPDMEFAAKFFSQLHENFQQAWAEGKIVTCLLIQSLIIETFAISAYNIYIPVADDFARKITEGVVKDEYSHLNFGEEWLKANFESAKAELEAANRQNLPIIWAMLNQVSDDAQVLGMEKEALVEDFMITYGEALSNIGFSSREVMKLSAQGLAAV, encoded by the coding sequence ATTCAACAGCTTGAGACGACTTCAACCCTTGACTACCAGTCAGAGCACTACAAAGATGCCTACAGCCGCATCAATGCCATTGTGATTGAGGGCGAGCAAGAAGCCTACGACAACTACTGCAAGCTGGCAGAGTCACTGCCCGACTCAAAGGATGACCTGCTGCGCTTGGCAAAAATGGAAAATCGCCACATGAAAGGCTTTCAGGCCTGCGGCAAAAACTTGTCCGTCACTCCCGATATGGAGTTTGCGGCTAAGTTTTTCTCTCAGCTCCACGAAAATTTTCAGCAGGCTTGGGCCGAGGGCAAGATTGTTACCTGCCTACTGATTCAGTCTTTAATTATTGAGACCTTTGCTATTTCGGCCTACAACATTTACATTCCAGTGGCCGACGACTTTGCTCGCAAAATCACCGAGGGCGTAGTCAAAGATGAATATAGCCACCTCAATTTTGGCGAAGAATGGCTCAAGGCCAACTTTGAGTCAGCCAAAGCTGAGCTAGAAGCGGCTAATCGCCAAAATCTACCGATCATTTGGGCCATGCTAAACCAGGTATCTGACGATGCTCAGGTGCTGGGCATGGAAAAAGAAGCGTTGGTAGAAGACTTTATGATTACTTACGGTGAAGCGTTGAGCAATATCGGCTTCTCTAGCCGTGAAGTGATGAAACTATCTGCCCAGGGGTTGGCCGCGGTCTAA